In Candidatus Thermoplasmatota archaeon, a single window of DNA contains:
- a CDS encoding lipoate protein ligase C-terminal domain-containing protein, which translates to MPAGNGILKGELKVKGGKLLKCSLDIKDGKIGKIKITGDFFMYPEEKIEELEKMLVGNDANEEKIKSTVDEFFSGVTIFGASKENFVELVMMTIRSENQE; encoded by the coding sequence ATGCCAGCAGGGAATGGAATTTTAAAAGGTGAGTTGAAGGTCAAAGGGGGAAAATTGCTGAAATGCAGCCTCGATATCAAAGATGGAAAGATAGGGAAAATAAAAATCACCGGGGATTTTTTTATGTACCCCGAGGAAAAAATAGAAGAGCTTGAAAAAATGCTGGTAGGGAATGATGCAAATGAGGAGAAAATAAAAAGTACTGTAGACGAATTTTTTTCCGGGGTTACAATTTTCGGCGCATCAAAAGAAAATTTTGTGGAGCTGGTGATGATGACAATTAGGTCGGAAAATCAGGAGTGA
- a CDS encoding biotin/lipoate A/B protein ligase family protein, with product MAFTIMEKWRFLIHPARDAFTNMAIDEALLVSGKPTIRLYKWKPSAISIGYFQGIEEEVNVDACMAMNMDVVRRITGGGAVFHDEMGEITYSLIAPEKKMPKNVLSSCNKICSSIADGLGHVGIDAAFSPLNDIVVNGKKISGSAQTRRYGNVLQHGTLLIDLNTELMFSLLNVSAKKIEDKGIDKASKRVTCLREEVGSVDEGKIVKALARGFEKGFGMTLVKGCMNREEIGRIDELREKYASREWNFKR from the coding sequence TTGGCATTCACAATTATGGAGAAATGGCGCTTTTTGATTCATCCGGCGCGGGATGCGTTCACAAACATGGCCATAGACGAGGCGTTGCTTGTTTCCGGAAAGCCTACAATAAGGCTCTATAAATGGAAGCCTTCCGCCATATCAATCGGATATTTCCAGGGGATAGAGGAAGAGGTGAATGTTGATGCCTGCATGGCAATGAACATGGACGTGGTGAGGCGTATAACCGGCGGGGGGGCGGTATTTCATGATGAAATGGGGGAGATAACCTACTCGCTTATTGCCCCGGAAAAGAAAATGCCCAAAAATGTTCTTTCGTCGTGCAACAAGATATGCTCTTCCATCGCAGACGGGCTTGGCCATGTGGGCATAGACGCCGCATTCTCCCCGCTCAACGACATTGTGGTAAACGGAAAGAAAATTTCTGGAAGCGCCCAGACCCGCCGGTATGGAAACGTGCTCCAGCACGGAACGCTTCTGATTGACCTGAACACAGAACTCATGTTTTCCCTGCTGAACGTATCTGCTAAAAAAATCGAGGATAAGGGCATAGACAAGGCAAGCAAGCGTGTAACATGCCTGCGCGAGGAGGTCGGAAGTGTGGATGAGGGCAAGATAGTAAAAGCGCTGGCTAGGGGATTTGAGAAGGGGTTTGGCATGACACTGGTGAAGGGGTGCATGAACAGGGAGGAGATTGGAAGGATAGATGAATTGAGGGAAAAATATGCCAGCAGGGAATGGAATTTTAAAAGGTGA